One segment of Micromonospora parathelypteridis DNA contains the following:
- a CDS encoding ATP-binding protein, with translation MTNADPHAPRTVVPIEPALLIADAFDQAQVTEIRHSVTSCAHASGLTGQRLDDFVLAINELITNAVRHGGGRGWLRLWHESSLLVCEVADHGHGISPQRLGDRTRPAPDTAGGWGLWLARELTDAMEVVTSTAGTTVRVTAGLVSHDHTPH, from the coding sequence ATGACGAACGCAGATCCGCACGCACCGCGTACGGTTGTGCCCATCGAACCTGCCCTCCTGATCGCCGATGCCTTCGACCAGGCCCAGGTGACCGAGATTCGACACTCGGTCACCTCCTGTGCGCACGCGTCCGGGCTCACCGGCCAACGGCTGGACGACTTCGTGCTCGCGATCAACGAGTTGATCACCAACGCGGTGCGGCACGGCGGGGGCCGCGGATGGCTGCGACTCTGGCACGAGTCGAGCCTGCTGGTGTGTGAGGTCGCCGACCACGGGCACGGGATCAGCCCGCAGCGGCTGGGCGACCGCACCAGGCCGGCCCCGGACACCGCTGGCGGCTGGGGCCTCTGGCTGGCCCGCGAGCTGACCGACGCCATGGAGGTCGTCACCAGCACCGCCGGCACCACCGTCCGCGTCACCGCCGGCCTCGTCAGCCACGACCACACCCCGCACTAA
- a CDS encoding ribose-phosphate diphosphokinase, translated as MRDIAVFSGTAHPDLAAEICAHLGVPLLPVRVSRFANDCLEVQLQANCRERDVFLIQPLVPPVQENLVELLLMIDAARGASAGRITVVLPHYAYARSDKKDAPRISIGARLVADLLTSAGADRVLAMTLHSPQVHGFFSVPVDHLHALRELATHFRRYDLSNTVVVSPDLGNAKEAAAFARLLGTPVAAGAKQRFSDDLVKISAVIGEVTDRDVIVLDDEIAKGSTVVELMEHLRGLKVRSIRLACTHGLFSGDALQRLSDQDGVLEIVCTNTVPIPAAKRVPKLQVLSVAPALAEAMRRIHNGESVSALFA; from the coding sequence GTGCGCGACATCGCCGTTTTCAGTGGAACTGCCCATCCCGACCTTGCTGCCGAGATCTGCGCCCACCTGGGGGTGCCGCTGCTTCCGGTGCGGGTGTCCCGGTTCGCGAACGACTGTCTGGAAGTGCAGTTGCAGGCCAACTGCCGGGAGCGCGACGTCTTCCTGATCCAGCCGCTGGTGCCGCCGGTGCAGGAGAACCTGGTCGAGCTGCTGCTGATGATCGACGCCGCGCGGGGCGCGTCCGCCGGCCGGATCACCGTGGTGTTGCCGCACTACGCGTACGCCCGCTCGGACAAGAAGGACGCGCCGCGAATCTCGATCGGCGCCCGGCTCGTCGCCGATCTGCTCACGTCGGCCGGGGCGGACCGGGTGCTCGCGATGACCCTGCACTCGCCGCAGGTGCACGGCTTCTTCAGCGTTCCCGTGGATCACCTGCACGCGCTGCGGGAGTTGGCCACCCACTTCCGGCGCTACGACCTGAGCAACACCGTGGTGGTCTCACCCGACCTGGGCAATGCCAAGGAGGCGGCGGCCTTCGCCCGGCTGCTCGGCACGCCGGTCGCGGCCGGGGCAAAGCAGCGGTTCAGCGACGACCTGGTCAAGATCAGCGCGGTGATCGGCGAGGTGACCGACCGGGACGTCATCGTGCTGGACGACGAGATCGCCAAGGGCAGCACGGTAGTCGAGCTGATGGAGCATCTGCGCGGCCTGAAGGTCCGTTCGATCCGCCTCGCCTGCACGCACGGGCTCTTCTCCGGTGACGCCTTGCAGCGGCTCAGCGACCAGGACGGCGTCCTGGAGATCGTCTGCACCAACACGGTGCCCATCCCGGCCGCCAAGCGGGTCCCCAAACTGCAGGTTCTGTCGGTGGCCCCTGCCCTGGCCGAAGCCATGCGCCGGATCCACAACGGGGAATCCGTCTCGGCGCTGTTCGCCTGA
- the glpK gene encoding glycerol kinase GlpK gives MTPQYVAAIDQGTTSSRCIVFDRAGEIVAVAQREHRQIFPQPGWVEHDAEEIWDNVQQVVSEALRAAGTDAAGLAAVGITNQRETTVVWDRATGRPVANAIVWQDTRTGPLLRELASAYGEERFRARTGLPLATYFAGPKLRWLLDEVDGLRERAERGEVLFGTMDSWLIWKLTGEHVTDVTNASRTMLMDLTTLDWDPELLDAMGVPAAMLPEIRCSAEVYGHASGVLAGTPVASALGDQQAALFGQTCFQPGEAKCTYGTGSFLLLNTGASPVPSTHGLLTTVAYRIKGQPPAYALEGAIAVTGSLVQWLRDNLGLISTAAEVEELARTVDDNGGCYVVPAFSGLFAPHWRSDARGVIAGLTGYITKGHLARAVLEASAWQTREVVDAMDADSDVALRRLRVDGGMTANGLLMQFLADVLDVPVVRSRITETTCLGAAYAAGLAVGFWPDLATLRAQWRSDAQWESTMAPELRDRELHNWRKAVQRTLDWVE, from the coding sequence GTGACCCCCCAGTACGTCGCCGCCATCGACCAGGGCACCACCTCCTCGCGGTGCATCGTCTTCGACCGGGCCGGGGAGATCGTCGCCGTGGCCCAGCGCGAACACCGGCAGATCTTTCCCCAGCCCGGCTGGGTGGAGCACGACGCCGAGGAGATCTGGGACAACGTCCAGCAGGTGGTCTCCGAGGCGCTGCGGGCCGCTGGCACCGACGCGGCCGGGCTGGCCGCCGTCGGCATCACCAACCAGCGGGAGACCACCGTCGTCTGGGACCGGGCCACCGGCCGTCCGGTGGCTAACGCCATCGTCTGGCAGGACACCCGCACCGGGCCGCTGCTGCGCGAGCTGGCTTCGGCGTACGGCGAGGAGCGGTTCCGGGCCCGCACCGGCCTGCCGCTGGCCACCTACTTCGCCGGGCCGAAGCTGCGCTGGCTGCTCGACGAGGTCGACGGCCTGCGCGAGCGCGCGGAGCGCGGCGAGGTGCTCTTCGGCACCATGGACAGCTGGCTCATCTGGAAGCTGACCGGCGAGCACGTCACCGACGTGACAAACGCCAGCCGGACCATGCTGATGGACCTCACGACGTTGGACTGGGACCCGGAGCTGCTGGACGCGATGGGCGTCCCGGCAGCGATGCTGCCGGAGATCCGCTGCTCCGCCGAGGTGTACGGCCACGCCAGCGGCGTGCTCGCCGGAACGCCGGTGGCCAGCGCACTCGGCGATCAGCAGGCCGCCCTGTTCGGGCAGACCTGCTTCCAGCCGGGCGAGGCGAAGTGCACCTACGGCACCGGCAGCTTCCTGCTGCTCAACACCGGCGCCAGCCCGGTCCCGTCCACGCACGGCCTGCTGACCACGGTCGCCTACCGGATCAAGGGCCAACCGCCGGCGTACGCCCTGGAGGGCGCGATCGCGGTCACCGGCTCGCTGGTGCAGTGGTTGCGGGACAACCTCGGGTTGATCTCCACTGCCGCGGAGGTGGAGGAGTTGGCACGCACCGTCGACGACAACGGCGGCTGCTACGTCGTGCCGGCGTTCTCCGGGCTGTTCGCCCCGCACTGGCGCAGCGACGCGCGTGGCGTGATCGCCGGCCTCACCGGCTACATCACCAAGGGGCACCTGGCGCGGGCGGTGCTGGAGGCGTCGGCATGGCAGACCCGCGAGGTGGTCGACGCGATGGACGCCGACTCGGACGTGGCGCTGCGCCGGCTCCGGGTGGACGGTGGGATGACCGCCAACGGGCTGCTCATGCAGTTCCTCGCGGACGTGCTCGACGTGCCGGTGGTGCGTTCCCGGATCACCGAGACCACCTGCCTGGGCGCCGCGTACGCGGCCGGTCTGGCGGTCGGCTTCTGGCCCGATCTGGCCACCCTGCGGGCCCAGTGGCGCTCCGACGCGCAGTGGGAGTCGACCATGGCTCCGGAGCTGCGCGACCGGGAGCTGCACAACTGGCGCAAGGCCGTGCAGCGCACCCTCGACTGGGTGGAGTGA
- a CDS encoding phosphoribosylaminoimidazolesuccinocarboxamide synthase, translating into MELLHSGKVRDVYADGDDLILVASDRISIYDVALPTPIPDKGRLLTALSLWWFEQLADLVPNHVISATDVPAEFAGRAIRCQRLDMLPVECVARGYLTGGGLREYEKTGNVSGVPLPRGLGEASILPEPIFTPSSKAPMGEHDEPITYDDVVDKVGQATAERLRQITIDVYRRGAELAADRGILVADTKLELGWAPDGTLVLADELLTSDSSRFWPAESYQPGRVQFSYDKQYVRDWATGSGWDKQGPAPDMPAEVVEATRARYVDVYEKLTGNRWE; encoded by the coding sequence GTGGAACTTCTGCACTCGGGCAAGGTTCGGGACGTCTACGCCGACGGCGACGATCTGATCCTGGTCGCCTCGGACCGCATCTCGATCTACGACGTTGCGCTGCCGACGCCGATCCCGGACAAGGGTCGCCTGCTCACCGCACTCTCGCTCTGGTGGTTCGAGCAGCTCGCCGACCTGGTGCCAAACCACGTCATCTCGGCCACCGACGTGCCTGCCGAGTTCGCCGGGCGGGCCATCCGGTGCCAGCGGCTGGACATGCTCCCGGTCGAGTGCGTCGCTCGCGGCTACCTCACCGGTGGCGGCCTGCGGGAGTACGAGAAGACCGGCAACGTCTCCGGCGTACCACTGCCGCGAGGGCTCGGCGAGGCGTCGATCCTGCCCGAGCCGATCTTCACACCGTCGAGCAAGGCGCCGATGGGCGAGCACGACGAACCCATCACGTACGACGACGTGGTGGACAAGGTGGGCCAGGCCACCGCCGAGCGACTGCGGCAGATCACCATCGACGTCTACCGGCGCGGTGCCGAGCTGGCCGCCGACCGGGGCATCCTGGTCGCCGACACCAAGCTCGAGCTGGGCTGGGCGCCGGACGGCACCCTGGTCCTCGCCGACGAGTTGCTCACCTCCGACTCGTCGCGGTTCTGGCCGGCCGAGTCGTACCAGCCGGGCCGGGTGCAGTTCTCCTACGACAAGCAGTACGTGCGGGACTGGGCCACCGGTAGCGGCTGGGACAAGCAGGGCCCGGCCCCGGACATGCCGGCCGAGGTGGTCGAGGCGACCCGGGCGCGCTACGTCGACGTCTACGAGAAGCTCACCGGCAACCGCTGGGAGTGA